A genome region from Tolypothrix sp. PCC 7712 includes the following:
- a CDS encoding NB-ARC domain-containing protein: MGITGKSRRVGVQGMGGIGKTVLATALARDEEVRKAFPDGVLWVTFGQTPQILTWQSYLASALGEKQAAFTEVGLAKARLRELFAQKACLLIVDDIWRLDDATAFDVLGERCQMLITTRDGAIVTGLGGEEYQLAVLGEQQALELLADWANQPEILQPSPHNDVTLQVARECGYLPLALAMVGAMMRGKPANRWQNILEKLRCADLEKIKQQFPDYPYPDLLKAIAVSVAALDENCQQRYLDFAVFPEDTPIPEAVLQTFWQPLGLDEFDSQDVIDELVSKSLALRDEAGNLRLHDLQFDYVRKQYKTLATESEGIGVLHNRLLNAYSKKYPAGWHSLENDGYIWQNLAYHLLAGGREGELQQLLCDFRWLQGKLENININELIADYNFLPEDENLQLIQGALRLSAHVLAVDKKQLSSQLQGRLLDKKIPEIQALLTQAKQQTSVPWLSPLTASLTPPGGRLLRNLKGENPVAVTPDGKLLISGSDDNTLKIWNLETGEETLALTGHTKFITAVAVTPNGKYIISSSGDRTIKVWEINTGQLVFTLTGHTSSVNAVAVTSDSQFVISGSSDTTVKIWNLNTGNEFCTLGNLEDQKARFLQILRSKNKKDFDFIDAVYSVVVTPDCKQVIAGYDYRTIRVWNIENKTQVSSWKCEAPLVRSLALALDGKLLIAASGANTIQGWSLDTGKEVLRLEGHNRGVTIIAITSDGKRLISYAFDKTFKYWNIETGEEILAFKAEDKNIKSIVLTPDNKNLISGSNIIKIWSLEINNKNIYFSEHNDSIQALAITPDGRKAISCSDDKTMKFWNLESQDVIRTFNHHTYSVNAIAVTADNKKVILGSDDKTLRVRELSTGKEILKLTGHSQGIIALAVTLDGQKVISSSGDHSLKIWDLKSGKEIFNIERDDWVHYDLAISPNDKYVISALYKIIIFDNISNIPESFIIDGHTTNYINAVAVTPDGMQVISASNENIPESFIIDAHTTDINAVAVTPDGMQIISASNDKTIKVWNMKTRKENFTLTGHTNDVKDLAVTTDSKKLISVSSDNTLQVWNLETAENIAIFTSDSSINCCAVAPDGVTIVAGDALGRLHFLRLQYTKE; encoded by the coding sequence GTGGGGATTACTGGGAAAAGTCGGCGTGTAGGCGTGCAAGGAATGGGCGGAATTGGTAAAACAGTCTTAGCTACAGCCTTGGCGCGGGATGAAGAAGTGAGAAAGGCGTTTCCTGATGGGGTGTTGTGGGTAACATTTGGACAAACGCCCCAAATTTTAACTTGGCAATCTTATCTGGCTTCGGCGTTGGGTGAGAAGCAAGCGGCGTTTACCGAGGTGGGATTGGCGAAAGCGCGGTTACGGGAGTTGTTTGCACAGAAAGCTTGCTTGCTGATTGTGGATGATATCTGGCGTTTGGATGATGCGACGGCGTTTGATGTGTTGGGGGAACGCTGTCAGATGTTAATTACTACCCGTGATGGGGCTATAGTCACGGGGTTGGGAGGGGAAGAGTATCAGCTTGCGGTTTTAGGTGAACAACAGGCGTTAGAACTGTTGGCAGATTGGGCAAATCAACCGGAGATATTGCAACCCAGCCCGCATAATGATGTTACTTTGCAGGTAGCGCGAGAATGTGGATATTTACCCTTAGCATTGGCGATGGTTGGGGCGATGATGCGGGGTAAACCTGCAAATCGCTGGCAGAATATTTTAGAAAAATTGCGGTGTGCTGATTTAGAGAAAATCAAACAACAGTTTCCCGATTATCCTTATCCCGATTTACTCAAAGCAATTGCTGTTAGTGTGGCGGCTTTGGATGAAAATTGCCAACAACGATATTTAGATTTTGCGGTATTTCCGGAAGATACACCCATACCCGAAGCAGTTTTGCAGACTTTTTGGCAACCCTTGGGGTTAGATGAGTTTGATAGCCAAGATGTAATTGATGAATTAGTGAGTAAATCTCTGGCTTTGCGGGATGAAGCGGGAAATTTGCGGTTGCATGACTTGCAGTTTGATTATGTCAGGAAGCAATACAAAACTTTAGCAACCGAAAGTGAGGGGATAGGGGTATTACACAACAGGCTGTTGAATGCTTACAGCAAAAAATACCCCGCAGGCTGGCATAGTTTAGAAAATGATGGCTATATCTGGCAGAATTTAGCCTATCACTTGCTTGCTGGGGGAAGGGAAGGAGAATTACAACAACTGCTGTGTGATTTTCGCTGGTTGCAGGGGAAGTTGGAGAACATCAATATTAATGAGTTGATAGCAGATTATAATTTTTTGCCCGAAGATGAGAATTTACAGTTAATTCAAGGTGCATTGAGGCTGTCAGCACATGTTTTGGCGGTCGATAAAAAACAGTTAAGTAGTCAGTTACAGGGACGGTTACTAGATAAAAAAATTCCAGAAATCCAAGCACTATTAACGCAAGCCAAGCAGCAAACTTCAGTACCTTGGCTGTCTCCCTTGACCGCTAGCTTAACACCACCCGGCGGACGCTTACTCCGAAATCTCAAGGGTGAGAATCCTGTAGCAGTCACACCTGATGGGAAGTTGTTGATTTCCGGTTCTGATGACAACACTCTCAAGATTTGGAATTTGGAAACGGGAGAAGAAACTCTTGCTTTGACAGGTCATACTAAATTTATAACGGCTGTAGCAGTTACACCAAACGGTAAGTATATAATTTCTAGTTCAGGTGACCGCACAATTAAAGTTTGGGAAATTAATACAGGTCAGCTAGTTTTTACTCTCACAGGACATACAAGTTCAGTAAACGCGGTGGCTGTAACATCTGATAGTCAATTCGTAATTTCTGGTTCTAGTGATACTACTGTCAAAATTTGGAATTTAAATACTGGTAATGAATTTTGTACCTTAGGAAATTTAGAAGATCAAAAAGCTCGTTTCTTACAAATTCTTCGCAGTAAGAATAAGAAAGATTTTGATTTTATTGATGCAGTATATTCTGTAGTAGTCACACCAGATTGTAAACAAGTAATTGCTGGTTACGATTATAGAACTATTAGAGTATGGAATATAGAAAATAAAACACAAGTTAGTTCTTGGAAATGCGAGGCTCCATTAGTCAGAAGTTTAGCATTAGCATTAGATGGAAAATTACTTATTGCGGCTTCAGGGGCAAATACTATTCAGGGTTGGAGCCTAGATACTGGAAAAGAAGTTTTACGTCTTGAAGGACATAATAGGGGCGTAACAATCATAGCTATTACCTCAGACGGAAAACGACTAATTTCTTATGCTTTCGATAAAACATTTAAATATTGGAATATCGAAACAGGAGAAGAAATACTGGCATTCAAAGCAGAGGATAAAAACATAAAATCTATAGTGCTTACACCAGATAATAAAAATTTAATTTCTGGTTCTAATATTATTAAAATCTGGAGTTTGGAAATTAACAATAAAAATATTTATTTTTCAGAACATAACGATAGTATACAGGCTTTAGCAATAACACCAGATGGGAGAAAAGCTATTTCTTGTTCTGACGATAAGACAATGAAATTTTGGAATTTAGAAAGTCAAGATGTAATTCGTACTTTTAATCATCATACTTATTCAGTAAATGCAATAGCAGTAACGGCCGATAATAAAAAAGTTATTTTAGGTTCAGACGATAAAACTCTCCGAGTAAGAGAGTTATCAACAGGAAAAGAAATTTTGAAACTTACTGGTCATAGTCAAGGCATAATTGCTCTAGCAGTAACATTAGATGGACAAAAAGTTATTTCTAGTTCTGGTGACCACAGTCTTAAAATATGGGATTTAAAATCAGGAAAAGAGATTTTTAACATAGAGCGTGATGATTGGGTACATTATGATTTAGCAATATCTCCTAATGATAAATACGTGATATCTGCTCTTTATAAAATTATTATATTTGACAATATTTCAAACATTCCTGAATCTTTTATTATTGATGGTCATACGACTAATTATATAAATGCCGTAGCAGTTACGCCTGATGGAATGCAAGTAATTTCCGCTTCAAATGAAAACATTCCTGAATCTTTTATTATTGATGCTCATACGACTGATATAAATGCCGTAGCAGTTACGCCTGATGGAATGCAGATAATTTCCGCTTCAAATGACAAAACTATTAAAGTATGGAATATGAAAACAAGAAAGGAAAATTTTACACTCACAGGTCATACCAATGATGTTAAGGATTTAGCAGTAACAACAGACAGCAAAAAATTGATTTCTGTTTCTTCTGATAACACTCTTCAAGTCTGGAATCTAGAGACAGCAGAAAATATTGCCATTTTTACAAGTGACAGTTCCATAAACTGCTGTGCAGTTGCACCCGATGGGGTAACAATTGTGGCGGGAGATGCTTTAGGTCGGTTACATTTTTTGCGCTTACAATACACAAAAGAATAA
- a CDS encoding CHAT domain-containing protein translates to MTVKPQKILILAANPSNTSRLRLDQELRDIKEGLQRSLNRENFELRYDLAVRPRDIRRAILDYRPNIIHFSGHGAGIQGLAFEDETGKSQLVTGEALAGLFGQFSKQVECVLLNACYSQVQAEAISQQINYVIGMNDRIEDKAAIEFVVGFYDALLAYNPEYDENSPVEFAFNIARNAIQLAGVSGELIPQLKKKPI, encoded by the coding sequence ATGACTGTTAAACCGCAGAAAATCCTGATATTAGCCGCAAATCCCAGTAATACATCACGATTGCGCCTCGATCAAGAATTGCGTGATATTAAGGAAGGCTTGCAAAGGTCGCTAAATCGGGAGAACTTTGAATTACGGTATGATTTAGCAGTCCGTCCCAGGGATATTCGCCGCGCTATTTTGGATTATCGACCAAATATTATCCACTTTTCTGGGCATGGTGCAGGGATACAAGGACTAGCTTTTGAGGATGAAACGGGAAAATCACAGCTAGTTACAGGTGAAGCATTAGCTGGATTATTTGGACAGTTCTCTAAACAAGTAGAATGTGTGCTGTTGAATGCTTGTTACTCCCAAGTGCAAGCTGAGGCTATTTCACAACAGATTAATTATGTGATTGGGATGAACGATCGCATCGAGGATAAAGCCGCGATTGAATTTGTTGTGGGTTTTTACGACGCGCTTCTAGCTTACAATCCCGAATATGATGAAAATTCCCCTGTAGAGTTTGCTTTTAATATTGCGCGGAATGCAATACAGTTAGCTGGTGTATCTGGTGAGTTGATTCCTCAGCTTAAAAAAAAACCAATTTAA
- a CDS encoding tetratricopeptide repeat protein, with the protein MKSKNPVAYALVLQSVILFSGWLLSPQASAQTPASVAPVVTPAPVLSNQEREELARLRAEKQIRDAAQFDVERNFSRTTMLFNVWLVLLSLFPVAVIALFWLLRRVAIREIVTQAMSQLEGVENAQNQLTLVKQEAENAIQEVKKITEELSKETETLQQKLKAEQENISLITSEFVGKKESILNQIDSEINIIQNKLANLDSEITAQVAQWQSDAVGNLGKIESDLAEQLSTLVLRAEQRKDIIIESLEKSRSEFNSYLSGLQSDTQREKDTVVESLGNLQIDFTQQISGLQTDAQHQKDTTLANITELENLLKSQLSELQVNSQQNIDTTLANIAELENSLKSQVSGLQAEINQQKEQIFADLQKLQLEFANKLAELQADAENQKALIIENLENSGSEFTSQFSELQLNAQEQKILILGKLEELERNFGSQLSQLQLDAQQRKDSIVEELTEIRQPTIPEESAPEIEEEIPEPQPVAESVEEYIAEGDVLFNEKRYEDAIALYQQAVKIQPNNSVAWFKQGLTLARLKRYQDAIASYDTALKINPEYHQAWCDRGVAFGNLRKHQQAFVSFNQATKVNPDDPVAWMNRGLALIELEEYDEAIASFDKAIEIKPAPKVWDKRGYCLVRLGRDDEAIASFDRALELKPDYASAYYNKATCYAFQRNVEFALDNLRQAIRLNPRYQEEAATDIDFDDIAREPAFRELLGKP; encoded by the coding sequence ATGAAGAGTAAAAATCCAGTCGCCTACGCTTTAGTTTTACAAAGCGTGATTCTGTTCTCTGGCTGGCTGCTATCTCCGCAAGCTAGCGCGCAAACTCCTGCATCTGTAGCCCCAGTTGTGACTCCTGCTCCGGTATTATCAAATCAGGAGCGAGAAGAATTAGCTAGACTGCGTGCAGAAAAGCAAATTCGAGATGCAGCCCAATTTGATGTTGAGCGGAATTTTAGTCGTACAACCATGCTATTTAACGTTTGGTTAGTTTTATTAAGCTTGTTTCCTGTAGCGGTGATTGCTTTATTTTGGCTGTTACGACGGGTAGCCATCCGCGAAATTGTCACTCAAGCTATGTCACAGCTAGAAGGAGTAGAAAATGCCCAAAATCAGCTAACTCTGGTGAAGCAAGAAGCAGAAAATGCTATTCAAGAAGTTAAAAAAATTACTGAAGAGTTAAGCAAAGAGACAGAAACTCTGCAACAAAAGCTGAAAGCTGAACAAGAAAATATATCTTTAATTACATCTGAGTTTGTGGGTAAGAAAGAAAGTATCCTCAATCAAATAGACTCAGAAATTAATATTATTCAAAATAAATTAGCAAATTTAGATTCAGAGATTACTGCTCAAGTAGCACAATGGCAATCTGATGCTGTGGGTAATTTAGGGAAAATAGAATCTGATTTAGCGGAACAATTATCTACATTAGTATTAAGAGCAGAGCAGCGAAAAGATATCATTATTGAAAGTTTAGAAAAATCTCGCTCGGAATTTAATTCCTATTTATCGGGATTGCAATCTGATACACAAAGAGAGAAGGATACAGTTGTTGAGAGTTTAGGGAATTTACAAATAGATTTCACTCAACAAATATCAGGATTGCAGACAGATGCTCAACATCAGAAAGATACAACCTTAGCTAATATTACAGAATTAGAGAATTTATTAAAATCTCAACTATCAGAGTTACAAGTCAATTCTCAACAGAATATAGATACAACTCTAGCGAATATTGCAGAATTAGAAAATTCCTTGAAATCTCAAGTATCGGGATTACAGGCTGAGATTAACCAACAGAAAGAGCAAATTTTTGCAGATTTACAAAAATTGCAGTTAGAGTTTGCGAATAAATTAGCCGAATTACAAGCAGATGCAGAAAATCAAAAAGCACTGATTATTGAGAACTTAGAAAACTCTGGCTCGGAATTTACTTCGCAATTCTCAGAATTACAGTTAAATGCTCAAGAACAGAAAATTCTGATTTTAGGAAAACTAGAAGAATTAGAAAGGAATTTTGGATCGCAACTTTCACAGTTGCAATTAGATGCACAACAACGTAAGGATTCCATTGTAGAAGAACTAACAGAAATTAGGCAGCCAACAATTCCAGAGGAAAGCGCACCGGAAATTGAGGAAGAAATTCCCGAACCGCAGCCAGTCGCAGAATCCGTTGAGGAATATATTGCAGAGGGAGATGTGCTGTTTAATGAAAAGCGCTATGAAGATGCGATCGCACTTTATCAGCAAGCAGTCAAAATCCAGCCGAATAATTCTGTAGCTTGGTTTAAACAAGGTTTAACTCTCGCCAGATTGAAACGCTATCAAGATGCGATCGCTTCCTATGATACAGCTTTAAAAATCAATCCCGAATATCACCAAGCTTGGTGCGATCGCGGTGTCGCCTTTGGGAACTTACGCAAACATCAACAGGCTTTTGTGTCGTTTAATCAAGCGACGAAAGTTAACCCTGACGATCCAGTGGCTTGGATGAATCGCGGTTTAGCCTTGATTGAATTAGAAGAATACGACGAAGCGATCGCATCCTTTGACAAAGCCATCGAAATTAAACCAGCGCCGAAAGTTTGGGATAAACGCGGTTATTGTTTAGTGCGGTTGGGAAGAGATGACGAAGCGATCGCATCTTTTGATCGCGCATTAGAATTGAAACCAGATTATGCCAGTGCTTATTACAATAAAGCCACCTGTTACGCATTCCAAAGAAATGTAGAATTTGCTTTAGATAATCTCCGCCAAGCGATTAGATTGAATCCGCGATATCAAGAAGAAGCGGCGACAGATATCGATTTTGATGATATCGCACGTGAGCCAGCCTTTAGGGAATTGCTTGGTAAACCATAA
- a CDS encoding alpha-amylase: MAKINGTMMQYFHWYTPNDGNLWSKVEASAPELAQAGFTALWLPPAYKGFAGAYDVGYGVYDLFDLGEFDQKGSVRTKYGTRQQYLDAVKSLHKNGLQVYADAVLNHKMGGDRTETPKATPFSQDDRLNPKGGLQEIKTYSYYDFPGRKGKYSNFEWHWWHFDAVDYNEYNQGDRNTIYLLEGKKFDDYVALEKGNFAYLMGSDLDFQNDWVRGEITYWGKWYLDTTKVDGFRLDAIKHISSWFFPQWIDELERHAGKDLFFVGEYWYNDINTLLWYVDRVGGKMSVFDVPLHYNFHQASKSGGNYDMRRILDGTMMQKRPINAVTFVENHDSQPLQALESVVEPWFKPLAYAIILLREEGYPCVFHADYYGAEYEDRGRDGNSYKIFMPSHREILDHLLYARQHYAYGPQYNYFDHWNTIGWTRLGDEDHPKAMAVIMSDGAEGTKWMEVGKPNTKFIDLTEHIKEPVYTNDSGWAEFRCLGGSVSVWVQE, from the coding sequence ATGGCAAAGATTAACGGCACAATGATGCAATATTTCCACTGGTACACCCCTAATGATGGGAACTTGTGGAGCAAAGTTGAAGCTTCAGCGCCAGAATTAGCACAAGCAGGTTTTACAGCCCTATGGTTACCACCCGCTTATAAAGGATTTGCTGGTGCGTATGATGTGGGATATGGAGTTTACGATTTATTTGATTTAGGTGAATTCGATCAAAAAGGTTCAGTCAGGACAAAATACGGTACGCGTCAGCAATATCTTGATGCGGTTAAATCTTTACACAAAAATGGCCTGCAAGTGTATGCAGACGCAGTGTTAAATCATAAGATGGGTGGCGATCGCACAGAAACACCCAAAGCCACCCCTTTTTCTCAAGATGATCGCCTCAATCCTAAAGGGGGATTGCAAGAAATTAAGACCTACTCTTATTATGATTTCCCTGGCAGAAAGGGCAAATACTCTAACTTTGAGTGGCACTGGTGGCATTTTGACGCTGTTGATTATAACGAATATAACCAAGGCGATCGCAACACAATTTATTTACTCGAAGGTAAAAAATTTGATGACTATGTAGCCTTAGAAAAAGGCAATTTTGCCTACCTGATGGGTAGCGATTTGGATTTCCAAAACGATTGGGTACGTGGTGAAATCACTTACTGGGGTAAATGGTATCTTGACACCACAAAGGTAGATGGTTTCCGTTTGGATGCGATCAAACATATTTCCTCATGGTTCTTTCCCCAATGGATTGATGAACTAGAACGCCATGCTGGAAAAGATTTATTTTTTGTTGGGGAGTATTGGTATAACGATATAAATACTCTGCTTTGGTATGTTGATCGGGTTGGTGGTAAGATGTCGGTTTTTGACGTACCACTACATTACAACTTCCACCAAGCCAGCAAATCTGGGGGCAACTATGATATGCGCCGGATTTTAGATGGCACAATGATGCAGAAACGTCCTATTAATGCTGTCACCTTTGTGGAGAATCATGATTCTCAACCTTTACAAGCATTAGAATCTGTAGTTGAACCTTGGTTTAAGCCCTTAGCATACGCCATTATTTTGCTGCGAGAAGAAGGTTATCCTTGCGTCTTTCATGCTGATTACTACGGCGCAGAATATGAAGATCGGGGCAGAGATGGCAATAGCTATAAAATTTTTATGCCCTCTCACCGTGAGATTCTTGATCATTTACTTTATGCACGTCAGCATTATGCTTATGGGCCACAATACAATTATTTTGACCATTGGAATACTATTGGCTGGACAAGATTAGGTGATGAAGATCATCCCAAAGCAATGGCTGTAATTATGAGTGATGGTGCAGAAGGTACTAAATGGATGGAAGTTGGTAAACCAAATACTAAATTCATCGATTTAACAGAACATATCAAAGAACCTGTATACACCAATGATTCAGGTTGGGCTGAATTCCGTTGCTTAGGTGGTTCAGTATCAGTTTGGGTACAAGAATAA
- a CDS encoding adenylate/guanylate cyclase domain-containing protein: MNCPNCLFENPDTAKFCMQCGTRLSRETSQPIKQQLGNQKQEYPQSPQAERRQVSVMFCDLVGSTALSKQIDPEDLREIILAYRQLSAEAIHRNGGRIAQSYGDGLMVFFGYPVAYEDNAQRAIRAGFGIIADMEQLNARLMSEKNIKLDVRIGIHTGRAVLGEMGNDDTHEQMAIIGDTPNIASRIQTVAPVNTVVISAATYKIIQGYFECQSLGYHTLKGVPQPMEVYGAQQEKDVHNRLEAATGCLTAYVGREQELETLVNLWQQVQSGNGQVVLITGEAGIGKSRLVQVFKKQIAKDDYVLRECYCSPYYQNSALYPVIDLLERQMHLASKDSPEIKLAKLEQLLHKYECQIELVVPLLAHLLSIPLDERYPALNLSAQVQKQKILESLLTMVMALAAQQSYLLIFEDLHWVDPSTIELLNLIAKQVSRSRVLLLCTARPGFNFLNSNYEYFSQIIIKQLSESQTKLLIQQITGDQVVPESVIKLMVAKSDRIPLFIEEMAKMALESRWLGQGEGTDDVTIPDTIQDLLMAKLDRLGTAKEVAQIAAIIGRKFSYEVLRAVSPLDTATLNSSLTQLVNANLLIVVNVQASYVFKHSLIHDAAYESLLKSTRKNYHQKLVQVLEEQFPEVVETEPELLAYHYTKAELKEQAIHYWQLAGQKAVASSANLEAIEHLHKGLELLLTMSFTPERNQQELAFQTTLGTALVATKGYAALEVELAYKRSEELCEQIGETPKLFWVLRGLWAMSAGQARYQTSLEYGQRLMSIAIAQQDRSLELESHFTLGLDLFWLGEFANSREHFEQGIALYEPQLHHSHAFITGQDVGVASLAVDSWNVWLLGFPEAAMGYSEKAIALAKQLSHPYSLTQAQACACWLHQFLGEAAVVVQLADAVITLAQEQSFPFWLGWGHILRGWAIAHLGEAQEGIDQICKGLTTFQSTGTQGWLPYFLALLSEAYGKLGQVEEALVVVAKALSEVQKTGECFWEAELYRIKGEHLRVQLQQTKAQAQEAAVEECFLQSLDISRRQGAKSLELKATISLARLWQQQGKNEAARQILSQIYGSFSEGFETKDLKEALVLLAEL; this comes from the coding sequence GTGAATTGCCCTAATTGTCTATTTGAAAATCCAGATACAGCAAAGTTTTGTATGCAATGCGGTACTCGCCTTTCTAGAGAAACTTCTCAGCCAATCAAACAGCAATTAGGCAATCAAAAACAGGAGTATCCCCAATCCCCCCAAGCTGAACGTCGTCAAGTCTCTGTGATGTTTTGCGATTTAGTGGGTTCTACAGCACTATCCAAGCAAATCGATCCAGAAGATTTACGAGAGATCATCTTAGCTTATCGACAACTCAGCGCTGAGGCAATTCATCGCAACGGCGGCAGAATTGCTCAGAGTTACGGAGATGGGCTAATGGTATTCTTTGGGTATCCAGTAGCCTACGAAGATAATGCCCAACGAGCAATCCGCGCCGGTTTTGGCATTATCGCTGATATGGAGCAACTTAACGCTCGCTTGATGTCAGAAAAAAATATCAAACTAGATGTACGTATCGGTATCCACACAGGTAGAGCCGTATTAGGAGAAATGGGTAACGACGATACCCACGAACAAATGGCTATTATTGGCGATACCCCAAATATTGCTTCCAGAATCCAGACTGTAGCACCAGTTAATACAGTAGTTATCAGTGCTGCGACTTATAAAATTATTCAAGGTTATTTTGAGTGCCAATCTTTGGGATACCACACTCTCAAAGGTGTTCCGCAACCAATGGAAGTGTATGGGGCGCAACAGGAAAAAGATGTGCACAACCGTTTAGAAGCGGCTACAGGCTGTCTGACTGCTTATGTTGGCAGAGAACAAGAACTAGAAACCCTAGTTAATTTGTGGCAGCAGGTACAGTCTGGTAACGGGCAAGTGGTATTAATTACTGGCGAAGCGGGGATAGGTAAATCCCGCCTAGTGCAGGTGTTTAAAAAGCAAATTGCCAAAGATGACTATGTATTACGCGAATGCTATTGTTCTCCTTATTACCAAAATAGCGCGCTCTATCCTGTCATTGATTTGCTAGAAAGACAGATGCATTTGGCGAGCAAAGATTCCCCAGAAATTAAGCTGGCAAAGCTAGAGCAGTTATTACATAAGTATGAATGTCAGATAGAGTTGGTAGTACCACTGTTAGCTCATCTGCTATCAATTCCTTTAGATGAACGTTACCCAGCACTGAATTTATCTGCTCAGGTACAGAAGCAGAAAATTTTAGAATCTCTGTTAACTATGGTGATGGCACTTGCTGCCCAACAGTCATATTTATTAATTTTTGAAGACTTGCACTGGGTTGATCCTTCTACCATAGAACTGCTAAACCTCATCGCCAAGCAAGTATCGCGATCGCGTGTGTTGTTACTGTGTACAGCTAGGCCAGGATTTAACTTTTTAAATTCTAATTATGAGTATTTTAGCCAGATTATCATCAAACAATTATCAGAATCACAAACAAAGCTGCTGATCCAGCAGATAACAGGTGACCAAGTTGTACCAGAGTCAGTAATCAAGCTCATGGTGGCAAAAAGCGATCGCATCCCTTTATTTATTGAAGAAATGGCCAAAATGGCTCTGGAATCGAGATGGCTAGGACAGGGAGAGGGTACTGATGATGTGACTATTCCTGATACTATCCAAGACTTGCTGATGGCCAAATTGGATCGCTTAGGCACAGCTAAAGAAGTAGCACAAATCGCTGCCATTATTGGGCGGAAGTTTAGCTATGAGGTGCTGAGAGCTGTTTCACCTCTAGATACAGCAACGCTGAATAGCTCGCTGACTCAGTTAGTCAATGCCAATTTGCTGATTGTAGTGAATGTGCAAGCATCCTATGTATTCAAACACTCTCTGATTCACGATGCAGCCTATGAGTCATTGCTGAAAAGCACCCGCAAAAATTATCACCAGAAACTTGTACAAGTTTTAGAGGAGCAGTTCCCAGAAGTTGTCGAGACAGAACCAGAACTGTTGGCTTATCACTACACAAAAGCAGAATTGAAAGAACAAGCCATTCATTACTGGCAACTAGCTGGTCAAAAAGCAGTTGCATCTTCAGCCAATCTGGAAGCCATAGAGCATCTGCATAAGGGATTGGAATTGCTATTGACTATGTCATTTACCCCAGAACGGAATCAGCAAGAATTAGCTTTCCAGACTACCTTGGGTACAGCTTTAGTCGCCACTAAAGGTTATGCGGCTTTAGAAGTAGAACTTGCTTACAAACGCAGTGAAGAACTCTGCGAACAGATTGGGGAAACACCTAAATTATTTTGGGTACTGAGGGGATTATGGGCGATGTCTGCGGGGCAAGCCAGGTATCAGACTTCGCTAGAATATGGGCAGAGGCTGATGAGCATCGCCATAGCCCAGCAAGACCGAAGTTTAGAACTGGAGTCTCATTTTACTTTAGGACTAGACTTATTCTGGCTAGGAGAATTTGCCAATTCTCGAGAACACTTTGAGCAAGGAATTGCCCTTTACGAACCACAGCTGCATCACTCCCACGCATTTATTACTGGCCAAGATGTTGGAGTTGCCAGTTTAGCTGTTGACTCTTGGAATGTCTGGTTGTTAGGCTTCCCAGAAGCAGCTATGGGGTACAGCGAAAAAGCGATCGCTCTGGCAAAGCAGCTATCTCATCCCTACAGTTTAACCCAAGCTCAAGCCTGCGCTTGTTGGCTTCATCAATTCCTCGGGGAAGCAGCAGTTGTGGTGCAGCTAGCAGATGCAGTGATTACCTTAGCTCAAGAACAGAGTTTTCCTTTTTGGCTGGGGTGGGGACATATCTTAAGGGGTTGGGCGATCGCTCATTTAGGCGAAGCACAGGAGGGAATTGATCAGATATGCAAAGGATTAACTACTTTCCAAAGTACAGGCACACAAGGCTGGCTACCGTATTTTCTAGCGCTGCTATCTGAGGCCTATGGAAAATTAGGGCAAGTGGAAGAAGCGCTTGTAGTTGTGGCTAAAGCACTGAGTGAAGTGCAGAAAACAGGAGAATGTTTCTGGGAAGCGGAGTTATATCGCATTAAGGGAGAGCATTTAAGAGTGCAACTACAGCAAACAAAGGCTCAAGCACAAGAAGCTGCAGTAGAAGAATGTTTCCTGCAATCTCTCGATATTTCCCGCCGTCAGGGTGCCAAGTCATTAGAACTCAAGGCAACAATTAGTTTGGCGCGTTTATGGCAGCAACAAGGTAAGAATGAAGCAGCACGACAAATACTTTCTCAGATTTACGGCAGTTTTTCTGAGGGATTTGAAACTAAAGACTTGAAGGAGGCTTTAGTCTTGCTTGCAGAACTGTAA